A region of Streptomyces paludis DNA encodes the following proteins:
- a CDS encoding TIGR02677 family protein, which produces MREPAADSDSSWQRLTAYTYLSAPERLEYVAVMRVFCATLLADLAVPDVLAKLPGGALTAETLTARLEQLVRWGNLLRSSHTVKASSITEYQRARSRYQLSKLGERIQRDADEVLAGADAAREVSSELLALVERGLRELAGLVVGPEGATAGPGVASPEAVSPGVVSPGVEPQDALERVSTLFVQFSEFADSVRDFYAYLGQVLARYDLDSAEYQGFKELLLDYVEAITEDVAFRAPRIAALLERLWPALPGLLEVLDAHARGLSVLKGTAAGTGPAGPVETRVLRSRGRELADWEGLRGWFTDLDGLGSQVDQLRDATLRALQSLLANAKRMLRSASGEMSRRNDLLRLARWFDEATPEDAHDIAVAAFGMYGSRHLGVEPASDETVPAYTSWWTGPVVEVPVSLRERGSRAQRGRAATVEDHSAQKARLQRAAREQAADRRSAAIELRSASGRFAGIELTSAALALLLELLATALGNARLRGAHRQEDEEEPAGSDGFTLEAARSEDAELGIRLTVRRVTDARTVLRSVDGELLLDELTLTVEGLDGDGDRGSGRERDGDGRFRSNGVSPAADFAPEVTPS; this is translated from the coding sequence CGCCGAGACGCTCACCGCGCGGCTGGAGCAGCTGGTGCGCTGGGGCAATCTGCTGCGCAGCAGTCATACGGTGAAGGCGTCGAGCATCACCGAGTATCAGCGGGCCCGCTCCCGCTACCAGTTGTCGAAGCTCGGTGAACGGATCCAGCGCGACGCGGACGAGGTGCTGGCCGGGGCGGACGCGGCGCGCGAGGTGAGCAGCGAGCTGCTGGCCCTGGTCGAGCGCGGGCTGCGCGAGCTGGCCGGGCTGGTGGTGGGGCCGGAGGGGGCGACAGCCGGCCCGGGAGTGGCTTCCCCGGAAGCGGTCTCCCCAGGGGTGGTTTCCCCGGGAGTCGAGCCTCAGGACGCCCTGGAGCGGGTCAGTACGCTCTTCGTGCAGTTCAGCGAGTTCGCCGACTCCGTACGGGACTTCTACGCGTACCTCGGCCAGGTGCTCGCCCGCTACGACCTCGACAGCGCGGAGTACCAGGGCTTCAAGGAACTCCTCCTCGACTACGTCGAGGCCATCACCGAGGACGTCGCCTTCCGGGCGCCGCGTATCGCCGCCCTCCTTGAGCGGCTCTGGCCCGCGCTGCCCGGCCTCCTGGAGGTGCTGGACGCGCACGCGCGCGGTCTCTCGGTGCTCAAGGGAACAGCGGCCGGAACCGGACCCGCAGGGCCGGTCGAGACACGGGTGCTGCGCAGCCGAGGACGTGAACTCGCCGACTGGGAAGGGCTGCGCGGCTGGTTCACCGATCTGGACGGGCTGGGCAGTCAGGTCGACCAGCTGCGGGACGCCACCCTGCGCGCGTTGCAGTCGCTCCTCGCCAACGCCAAGCGGATGCTGCGCTCCGCCTCCGGCGAGATGTCCCGGCGCAACGACCTGCTGCGGCTGGCCCGTTGGTTCGACGAGGCGACGCCCGAGGACGCGCACGACATCGCGGTCGCCGCCTTCGGCATGTACGGGTCCCGGCATCTCGGGGTGGAGCCCGCCTCCGACGAGACGGTCCCCGCGTACACCAGTTGGTGGACGGGACCCGTGGTCGAGGTGCCGGTGTCACTGCGGGAGCGGGGCAGCCGCGCTCAGCGGGGCCGGGCGGCGACGGTCGAGGACCACTCCGCGCAGAAGGCGCGGCTCCAGCGCGCCGCCCGCGAACAGGCGGCGGACCGGCGCTCGGCGGCGATCGAGCTGCGCAGCGCCTCGGGCCGGTTCGCCGGGATCGAGCTGACCTCCGCCGCCCTCGCGCTGCTGCTCGAACTGCTGGCGACCGCCCTGGGCAACGCGCGGCTGCGCGGAGCGCACCGGCAGGAGGACGAGGAGGAGCCCGCGGGGTCGGACGGGTTCACGCTGGAGGCGGCGCGCAGCGAGGACGCCGAGCTGGGCATCCGGCTCACCGTCCGCCGGGTCACCGACGCGCGTACGGTGCTCCGCTCGGTGGACGGCGAGCTGCTCCTCGACGAGCTGACGCTGACCGTCGAGGGGCTGGACGGCGACGGTGACCGGGGCAGCGGCCGGGAGAGGGACGGGGACGGCCGTTTCCGCTCCAACGGCGTCTCCCCCGCCGCCGACTTCGCCCCGGAGGTGACCCCTTCATGA
- a CDS encoding TIGR02678 family protein yields the protein MTLPSAHDVALAAERRSAGRLLLAHPLVTADGPHADLFPLIRRHADWLGGRFQQVLGYRLLVDTSYARLFKAGLGPGSGHRLERTTGTPFTPRTYACLALALSVLVTAPEQLLLSRLVADLKAAAADAGIELEGSGRAAEKRTLAAALRRLVDWGVLTETEGSVGAVALEDGGEALITVDREIARALVAGPLTQSRDGADLVRRAADPGFGGPRTYVRRRLVETPAVYLDQLTDAERDWLRTRQRREAQAFSELLGLEAEIRAEGAALIDPEDELTDLRLPGTGTVPQAALLLVERLVERLRPDDPGHPATGGRLRVGVAVPPGLIDTLLAGAVAEYGQRGGWQRGYLEDPAALREAVVDHLVRMGLLAPAGPPSSLRAGGHGLPEGYAGALPDGRSVTDVSGARPDGTPGGWVLLAAAARYATRVTVRGAVSGAGPDASTPASASVQQQHAPQELTS from the coding sequence ATGACGCTCCCCTCCGCGCACGACGTCGCCCTCGCCGCCGAGCGCCGCAGCGCCGGCCGGCTGCTGCTGGCCCACCCCCTGGTCACCGCCGACGGTCCGCACGCCGATCTGTTCCCGCTGATCCGCCGGCACGCCGACTGGCTCGGCGGGCGCTTCCAGCAGGTGCTGGGCTACCGCCTGCTCGTCGACACCTCGTACGCCCGCCTCTTCAAGGCCGGACTCGGCCCCGGCTCGGGGCACCGGCTGGAGCGGACGACGGGGACGCCGTTCACCCCGCGCACATACGCGTGCCTCGCGCTGGCCCTGTCCGTCCTCGTCACCGCGCCCGAACAGCTCCTGCTCTCCCGGCTCGTGGCCGACCTCAAGGCGGCGGCGGCCGACGCCGGGATCGAGCTGGAGGGCAGCGGCCGGGCGGCGGAGAAGCGGACCCTGGCCGCCGCGCTGCGCCGGCTGGTCGACTGGGGGGTGCTCACGGAGACCGAGGGCAGCGTCGGCGCGGTCGCCCTGGAGGACGGCGGCGAGGCGCTGATCACGGTGGACCGCGAGATCGCCCGCGCCCTCGTCGCCGGACCGCTCACCCAGAGCCGGGACGGCGCCGACCTGGTGCGCCGCGCCGCCGACCCCGGGTTCGGCGGACCGCGTACGTACGTACGCCGCAGGCTCGTGGAGACGCCCGCCGTCTATCTCGACCAGCTGACCGACGCCGAGCGCGACTGGCTGCGGACCCGGCAGCGGCGCGAGGCGCAGGCGTTCTCCGAACTGCTCGGCCTCGAAGCCGAGATCCGCGCCGAAGGGGCCGCGCTCATCGACCCGGAGGACGAGCTGACCGATCTGCGGCTCCCCGGCACCGGTACGGTCCCCCAGGCCGCGCTGCTGCTGGTCGAGCGGCTCGTGGAGCGGCTCCGGCCCGACGATCCGGGGCACCCGGCGACCGGCGGACGGCTGCGCGTCGGGGTGGCCGTCCCGCCCGGCCTGATCGACACGCTGCTGGCCGGGGCCGTCGCCGAGTACGGACAGCGGGGCGGCTGGCAGCGCGGCTATCTGGAGGACCCGGCGGCGCTGCGGGAGGCCGTGGTGGACCATCTCGTACGGATGGGCCTGCTGGCCCCGGCGGGCCCGCCGTCGTCGCTCAGGGCGGGCGGGCACGGACTGCCGGAGGGGTACGCGGGCGCGCTGCCCGACGGGCGCTCCGTCACGGACGTGTCCGGGGCCCGGCCGGACGGCACCCCCGGCGGCTGGGTGCTGCTCGCCGCCGCCGCGCGCTACGCCACGCGCGTCACCGTGCGCGGGGCGGTGTCCGGAGCGGGCCCCGACGCCTCCACGCCGGCCAGCGCCTCCGTACAACAACAGCACGCACCACAGGAGCTGACGTCATGA